The Entelurus aequoreus isolate RoL-2023_Sb linkage group LG23, RoL_Eaeq_v1.1, whole genome shotgun sequence genome has a window encoding:
- the LOC133640620 gene encoding gastrula zinc finger protein XlCGF57.1-like — protein MCERTIAEYEEELLDAVFEEYEVLSQRTDQQPPHIKEEEEEELITQAGECLLGQEEADLTKFPLTVVSVKTEDHEDKPPESSQLHHSPNVCEEHILPEQQEWTSRIEQEEPQPPYIKEEEDPKPPHIKDEEEGSQPHHNNKEKEEHSDDLKGLEEVDVTKMPVTGVPVKSEDDEVKGESEEKREAEPPSSSSTQHMTTEADGDHCGGSQADKLLAPLSDSEDTTSHSPDTDDEHSKDDKTCHTDNTHFTCSLCDKTFSNRCREIHTRKHTGERPFSCSKCGKSFQRNDMLKDHMRTHTGDKPFSCSECGKSFVKSSHLKVHMRIHTGEKLKKDKTCHTDNTRFKCSHCDQTFRYRSALITHVRKHTGEKPFSCSECGKGFAQRIYLKVHMRIHTGEKPFTCSECSKGFAQRISLNVHMRIHTGEKPFSCLECGKGFAQRISLEVHMRIHTGEKPFSCSECGKGFVRHSDLKGHMRIHTGEKLNTCPICGKTFSEKHHLKAHITTHTGGKPFSCSVCGKHFAWKRYLDEHMQLHTGERTVSCSECGKVFTQQNKLKVHMRTHTGEKVLSCSVCGERFSYKYQCKKHKCAGENSSSK, from the exons accagcagcccccccacatcaaagaggaagaggaggaagagttGATCACTCAAGcaggagagtgtcttctagggcaggaggaggctgatctcaccaagtttccactgactgttgtctctgtgaagactgaagaccatgaagacaaaccacctgagtcctcacagcttcatcacagtccga atgtctgtgaagaacatattctCCCTGAGCAGCAGGAGTGGACCTCCAGGATAGagcaggaggagccacagcccccctATATTAAAGAGGAGGAGGACCCAAAGCCGCCCCACATCAAAGATGAAGAGGAGGGGTCACAGCCCCACCACAATAACAAGGAAAAAGAGGAACACAGCGACGATCTTAaaggactggaggaggttgatgtcaccaagatgccagtgactggtgtccctgtgaagagtgaagatgatgaggtcaaaggtgagagtgaggagaagagagaggcggagcctccaagcagcagctcaactcaacacatgacaacagaagctgatggagaccactgtggaggatcacaagcagacaagctcttagctccactatcagatagtgaggacacaacgtcacactctcctgacactgatgatgaacactctaaagatgataagacatgtcacactgacaacacacacttcacatgctCTCTCTGTGACAAAACCTTTAGTAATCGCTGTCGGGAAATACACACGAGAAAGCACACAGGGGAGagacctttttcctgttcaaaatgTGGTAAAAGCTTTCAACGAAACGACATGTTGAAAgaccacatgagaacacacactggagataaacctttttcctgctcagaatgtggtaaaagttttgtaaaaagtagccatttgaaagtgcacatgagaatacacactggagaaaaacttaaaaaagataagacatgtcacactgacaataCACGCtttaaatgttctcactgtgaccaaACCTTTAGATACCGTAGTGCTCTAATAACACACGTGCgaaaacacactggagaaaaacctttttcctgctcagaatgtggtaaaggttttgcacaacGTATCtatttgaaagtgcacatgagaatacacactggagaaaaaccttttacctgctcagaatgtagtaaaggttttgcacAACGTATCTCTTTGAATgtgcacatgagaatacacactggagaaaaacctttttcctgtttagaatgtggtaaaggttttgcacaacGTATCTCTTTGGAAgtgcacatgagaatacacactggagaaaaacctttttcctgctcagaatgtggtaaaggttttgtacgaCATAGCGATTTGAAaggacacatgagaatacacactggagaaaaactcaATACCTGTCCAATCTGTGGTAAAACCTTTTCAGAAAAACACCATTTAAAAGCACACATAACAACACATACTGGAGGAAAACCATTTTCCTGTTCAGTATGTGGTAAACATTTCGCATGGAAACGATATTTGGATGAACACATGCAACTCCACACTGGAGAGAGAAcagtttcctgctcagaatgtggtaaagtttttacacaacaaaataaattaaaagtacacatgagaacacacactggagagaaagtgttgagttgcagtgtgtgtggtgaaagattctcttataagtaccagtgtaagaaacacaagtgtgctggtgagaacagcagcagcaaatga